The following are encoded in a window of Labrus bergylta chromosome 16, fLabBer1.1, whole genome shotgun sequence genomic DNA:
- the smim22 gene encoding small integral membrane protein 22, with product MIEDQFQDVVSRLQSKEFFQSDWDIASFAVFFIFIGMVLLLVILVLIRCCCCCCCDNEKPRRRKVGIENVALEP from the exons aTGATTGAGGATCAGTTCCAGGATGTGGTTTCGAGACTACAGTCCAAGGAGTTCTTCCAGTCTGACTGGGACATTGCCTCGTTTGCagtcttcttcatcttcattg gtATGGTTCTGCTGCTGGTCATTCTGGTCCTGATccgttgttgttgctgctgctgctgtgacaaTGAAAAG CCTCGAAGACGGAAGGTTGGCATAGAGAATGTTGCTCTGGAACCCTGA
- the rogdi gene encoding protein rogdi homolog: protein MLNPQRSLSELPKMSAASQVERAVLEEEFNWLLKEEVHAVLKQLQDVLKEASRRFSMLTPGLESQLKQENFILGSSTMDQVKGVLTLQGETLTQADINLKVAKSSQVLHFQFREDKQWKLQQIQDARNHVNQALQLLSSHDESYHFKTGAEVNKLMDAVMLQLTRARNRLTTPASLTLPELATSGLMKMFSPPMPGDVMVNFYINLSKLCLTVYQLHVLPPNTIKNFKPAGSSVLHNPGAMFELNNNRFEVSHVHKVECVVPWLNDTLVFFTISLQLCQQLKDKISVFSSFWNYRPF, encoded by the exons ATGCTCAACCCGCAGAGATCTTTGTCTGAGCTGCCCAAGATGTCCGCTGCCAGTCAAGTGGAGAGAGCTGTATTG GAGGAGGAATTCAACTGGCTGCTTAAAGAAGAGGTACATGCTGTGTTAAAGCAGCTCCAGGACGTCCTCAAG GAGGCATCGAGACGTTTTTCTATGCTGACACCGGGCCTGGAGAGTCAGCTCAAACAGGAAAACTTCATCCTTGGCAGCTCAAC CATGGATCAAGTGAAGGGAGTGCTGACACTGCAGGGAGAAACTCTGACTCAGGCT GATATAAACCTGAAGGTCGCAAAGAGCAGCCAAGTGCTGCACTTTCAGTTCAGGGAGGACAAGCAGTGGAAACTGCAGCAG ATTCAGGATGCCAGAAACCATGTGAACCAGGCTCTCCAGCTGCTGAGCAGCCACGATGAGAGCTACCACTTTAAGACAGGGGCTGAGGTTAATAAG CTCATGGATGCAGTGATGCTCCAGCTGACACGAGCAAGAAACCGCCTCACCACCCCAGCCTCCTTGACCCTGCCTGAATTGGCCACCAGTGGTTTGATG AAAATGTTTTCTCCTCCCATGCCCGGGGATGTGATGGTGAACTTTTACATCAACTTGAGCAAATTGTGTCTGACAGTCTACCAGCTTCATGTGCTGCCTCCTAACACCATTAAG AATTTCAAGCCAGCTGGGAGCTCAGTGCTGCACAACCCAGGAGCAATGTT CGAGCTCAACAACAACCGGTTTGAGGTGAGCCATGTTCATAAGGTCGAGTGTGTGGTGCCCTGGCTGAACGATACGCTGGTATTCTTCACCATCTCCCTGCAGCTCTGTCAGCAGCTAAAGGACAAG ATATCTGTTTTTTCAAGTTTCTGGAACTACAGACCTTTCTAA